A stretch of Arthrobacter sp. NEB 688 DNA encodes these proteins:
- a CDS encoding ATP-binding cassette domain-containing protein has protein sequence MRTARRGHVEVAGLTWRPVGRREPVLRDVTLTLRPGERVLLAGASGAGKSTLLRALTGMLGSLEPGDLDGAVTLDGVAPGERPGAVGLVLQEPGSGVVAASVGRDVAFGLENVGADPAGMPAVVERSLAAVGLGDLPLDTPTSALSGGQTQRLALAGTLALDPSLVLLDEPTAMLDPACAAEVRAAVAALSADDPRTLVVVEHVLGPWVPLVDRLVVLSADGRVAADGPVDEVLATERDLLLAMGLWVPDEPAPTPLAVDPALLAPVPATPGQAALAADPLAVDRTVRLVDGSTRTVRAAVLEQPLRAEAGDLTVLVGPSGSGKSTVLAALAGFLDPVPDDAVRLGPGPDAADPRRLDAPGLAARLAWVPQWASSTLVAGTVLDEVLVTSRALGREGPDEEARALALLDALGLAPLAAADPRHLSGGEQRRLAVAAALHHGPPVLLADEPTVGQDRHTWAAVVGLVAAHRAAGGAVVAATHDAEVVARADRAHHLDAPPRPPAEAAARVPLAARCGPLALLAGAMLGIPAGVVSPHWSTSLAVLAAQVVLAVLALAAPGAGPTPSGRVRRVLLRTLPGALAALSTGWSTWWLAGHDVDTALTVALRVLVIVVPSAVLLPWVDPDRLGDHLAQRLHLPDRPVVATAAALQRVHTFGAVWTEIGRARRVRGLGVRLRRPAEVARHLVASTTGLLVRTLGAAVELAVAMDSRGFATARRRTWWAAAPWRPRDTLLLGAAALPLVVAVLAR, from the coding sequence GTGCGCACCGCGCGGCGCGGCCACGTCGAGGTCGCCGGGCTCACCTGGCGGCCGGTCGGCCGGCGCGAGCCCGTGCTGCGCGACGTGACGCTCACCCTGCGCCCCGGCGAGCGGGTCCTGCTCGCCGGGGCGTCGGGGGCGGGCAAGTCCACCCTCCTGCGCGCCCTCACGGGGATGCTCGGCTCCCTCGAGCCGGGCGACCTCGACGGCGCGGTCACCCTCGACGGCGTCGCCCCGGGGGAGCGCCCCGGCGCGGTCGGGCTCGTCCTCCAGGAGCCGGGCAGCGGCGTCGTCGCCGCGAGCGTCGGCCGCGACGTCGCCTTCGGCCTCGAGAACGTCGGCGCCGACCCGGCCGGGATGCCCGCCGTCGTCGAGCGCTCGCTGGCGGCCGTCGGCCTCGGCGACCTGCCCCTCGACACCCCCACCTCGGCCCTGTCCGGCGGCCAGACCCAGCGGCTCGCGCTCGCCGGCACCCTCGCGCTCGACCCCTCTCTCGTCCTCCTCGACGAGCCGACGGCGATGCTCGACCCGGCCTGCGCCGCCGAGGTCCGGGCCGCGGTCGCCGCCCTCTCGGCCGACGACCCGCGCACGCTCGTCGTCGTCGAGCACGTCCTCGGGCCGTGGGTCCCGCTCGTCGACCGGCTCGTCGTCCTGTCCGCCGACGGGCGCGTCGCCGCCGACGGCCCGGTCGACGAGGTGCTCGCCACCGAGCGCGACCTCCTGCTCGCGATGGGCCTCTGGGTGCCGGACGAGCCGGCGCCCACCCCGCTCGCCGTCGACCCGGCCCTGCTCGCGCCCGTCCCCGCGACCCCCGGGCAGGCGGCGCTGGCGGCCGACCCGCTGGCCGTGGACCGCACCGTCCGCCTCGTCGACGGCTCGACCCGCACCGTGCGGGCGGCGGTGCTCGAGCAGCCGCTGCGCGCGGAGGCCGGCGACCTCACCGTCCTCGTCGGCCCGAGCGGCTCAGGCAAGTCGACGGTGCTCGCCGCGCTCGCCGGCTTCCTCGACCCCGTGCCCGACGACGCCGTCCGGCTGGGCCCCGGCCCCGACGCGGCCGACCCGCGCCGCCTCGACGCCCCCGGCCTCGCGGCCCGCCTCGCCTGGGTGCCGCAGTGGGCGAGCTCGACCCTCGTCGCGGGCACCGTGCTCGACGAGGTCCTCGTCACCTCCCGGGCGCTGGGCCGCGAGGGACCGGACGAGGAGGCCCGCGCGCTCGCCCTCCTCGACGCCCTCGGGCTCGCGCCCCTCGCCGCGGCGGACCCCCGCCACCTCTCCGGGGGCGAGCAGCGGCGCCTCGCCGTCGCCGCGGCGCTGCACCACGGCCCGCCGGTGCTCCTCGCCGACGAGCCCACGGTCGGCCAGGACCGCCACACGTGGGCCGCCGTCGTCGGCCTCGTCGCCGCCCACCGCGCGGCCGGGGGCGCGGTCGTCGCGGCCACGCACGACGCCGAGGTCGTCGCCCGCGCGGACCGGGCGCACCACCTCGACGCCCCGCCGCGCCCGCCGGCGGAGGCGGCGGCCCGCGTCCCCCTCGCCGCGCGCTGCGGCCCGCTCGCCCTCCTCGCCGGCGCGATGCTCGGCATCCCCGCGGGGGTCGTCTCGCCGCACTGGAGCACCTCCCTCGCCGTCCTCGCGGCCCAGGTGGTGCTCGCGGTGCTCGCCCTCGCGGCGCCCGGCGCGGGCCCGACGCCGAGCGGCCGGGTGCGACGGGTCCTGCTGCGCACGCTGCCCGGGGCGCTCGCCGCGCTCTCGACCGGCTGGTCGACCTGGTGGCTCGCCGGGCACGACGTCGACACCGCGCTGACCGTCGCCCTGCGGGTGCTCGTCATCGTCGTCCCGTCGGCGGTGCTCCTGCCGTGGGTCGACCCCGACCGGCTCGGCGACCACCTCGCCCAGCGCCTGCACCTGCCCGACCGCCCGGTCGTCGCGACGGCCGCGGCCCTCCAGCGCGTCCACACCTTCGGGGCCGTCTGGACCGAGATCGGCCGGGCCCGACGGGTCCGCGGACTCGGGGTCCGGCTGCGCCGGCCGGCGGAGGTCGCCCGGCACCTCGTCGCGTCGACGACGGGGCTGCTCGTCCGCACGCTCGGGGCGGCCGTCGAGCTGGCGGTGGCCATGGACTCCCGCGGCTTCGCGACCGCGCGGCGGCGGACCTGGTGGGCGGCGGCGCCGTGGCGACCCCGCGACACCCTGCTCCTCGGCGCCGCGGCGCTGCCCCTCGTCGTGGCCGTCCTCGCGCGCTGA
- a CDS encoding MFS transporter yields MSVDPVSAPEARVRIPREIWVLIAAAFVIALGFGLITPVLPSFAQSFGVGATASSVVVSAFAFFRLVFAPAGGRLIGRLGERPIYLAGLVVVAVSTGATAFAGSYWQLLLFRGLGGIGSVMFTVSAVALIVRLAPPSIRARVSSAYASAFLIGGVGGPVVGGLLGGLGLRVPFLVYAAALLLAAGIVFVFLKDASLRPAEGAPVLPVMGVRDGWQDSAYRASIASAFANGWANFGVRNAILPLFAAAVIVDQSLDPATRETHQALVAGTALAVFAAGNAVGLTVAGRTSDRIGRKPFIVGGLLVSGLATLGTGLATNLPLLVVFSVVAGLGAGALNPAQQASLADVVGRERNGGPALAAFQMASDTGAIIGPVLAGTLVDHGSFGLAFGVTGVITLLAVVPWVRARETHPVRRVGAPAA; encoded by the coding sequence GTGTCCGTCGACCCCGTGAGCGCCCCCGAGGCCCGAGTCCGCATCCCCCGTGAGATCTGGGTCCTCATCGCGGCGGCCTTCGTCATCGCCCTGGGCTTCGGCCTCATCACCCCGGTCCTGCCGTCCTTCGCGCAGAGCTTCGGGGTCGGGGCCACGGCGAGCAGCGTCGTCGTCAGTGCCTTCGCGTTCTTCCGGCTCGTCTTCGCGCCCGCGGGCGGGCGGCTCATCGGCCGGCTCGGCGAACGGCCGATCTACCTGGCGGGCCTGGTCGTCGTCGCCGTCTCCACCGGCGCCACGGCCTTCGCCGGCTCCTACTGGCAGCTGCTCCTCTTCCGCGGCCTCGGCGGCATCGGGTCGGTGATGTTCACCGTCTCAGCGGTCGCGCTCATCGTCCGACTGGCCCCGCCCTCGATCCGTGCCCGCGTGTCGTCCGCCTACGCCTCGGCCTTCCTCATCGGCGGCGTCGGCGGGCCGGTCGTCGGCGGCCTGCTCGGCGGGCTCGGGCTGCGCGTGCCGTTCCTCGTCTACGCCGCGGCCCTGCTCCTCGCGGCCGGCATCGTCTTCGTCTTCCTCAAGGACGCCTCGCTGCGCCCGGCCGAGGGGGCCCCGGTCCTACCGGTCATGGGGGTGCGCGACGGGTGGCAGGACAGCGCCTACCGTGCCTCGATCGCGTCCGCGTTCGCCAACGGCTGGGCCAACTTCGGCGTCCGCAACGCGATCCTGCCGCTCTTCGCCGCCGCCGTCATCGTCGACCAGTCCCTCGACCCCGCCACCCGCGAGACCCACCAGGCGCTCGTCGCCGGCACCGCGCTCGCGGTCTTCGCGGCGGGCAACGCCGTCGGGCTCACCGTGGCCGGCCGCACCTCCGACCGGATCGGGCGCAAGCCGTTCATCGTCGGCGGGCTCCTCGTCTCCGGCCTCGCGACCCTCGGCACCGGGCTCGCCACCAACCTGCCGCTGCTCGTCGTCTTCTCGGTCGTCGCCGGGCTCGGGGCCGGAGCGCTCAACCCGGCGCAGCAGGCCTCGCTGGCCGACGTCGTCGGGCGCGAGCGCAACGGCGGCCCGGCCCTCGCGGCCTTCCAGATGGCCTCCGACACCGGCGCGATCATCGGCCCGGTCCTCGCCGGCACGCTCGTCGACCACGGCAGCTTCGGCCTCGCCTTCGGGGTCACCGGGGTCATCACCCTGCTCGCGGTCGTGCCCTGGGTCCGGGCCCGCGAGACCCATCCGGTCCGCCGGGTCGGCGCACCGGCGGCCTGA
- a CDS encoding DUF5701 family protein, protein MAAHRPGRSAIAVQTAPSTALDVLDRQVETLLRLGYPALAGEPEATFTARLEPLREVAAGLGALPEPAPGRAPLVLVVTAAVVDPEKTVPLLRLAPRGTRPGIVDRNHGAEGLAPYRPIEPVVLPAPDAYLLLDVDRGEEFLGVRPEQALPVVLGRGRTPLTVEEGVAVVTHAPELLEKNRCFMLSGSRRGDRRVPAMWISGRAPKLGWCWDGNPHTWLGVASAGARRA, encoded by the coding sequence ATGGCCGCTCACCGACCCGGGAGGTCCGCCATCGCCGTCCAGACCGCTCCGTCCACCGCGCTCGACGTGCTCGACCGGCAGGTCGAGACCCTGCTCCGCCTCGGCTACCCGGCCCTCGCCGGCGAGCCCGAGGCCACCTTCACCGCTCGCCTCGAGCCGCTGCGCGAGGTCGCGGCCGGGCTCGGCGCCCTGCCCGAGCCCGCGCCCGGACGCGCCCCGCTCGTCCTCGTCGTCACCGCGGCGGTCGTCGACCCCGAGAAGACCGTCCCCCTCCTGCGGCTGGCGCCGCGGGGCACCCGGCCGGGCATCGTCGACCGCAACCACGGGGCGGAGGGCCTCGCGCCCTACCGCCCGATCGAGCCGGTGGTCCTGCCCGCCCCGGACGCCTACCTGCTGCTCGACGTCGACCGGGGCGAGGAGTTCCTCGGCGTGCGGCCCGAGCAGGCGCTCCCCGTCGTCCTCGGGCGCGGCCGGACGCCGCTGACCGTCGAGGAGGGCGTCGCCGTGGTCACGCACGCGCCGGAGCTGCTCGAGAAGAACCGCTGCTTCATGCTGTCCGGCTCGCGCCGGGGAGACCGCCGGGTGCCGGCGATGTGGATCAGCGGGCGGGCGCCGAAGCTCGGCTGGTGCTGGGACGGCAACCCGCACACGTGGCTCGGGGTCGCCTCCGCCGGCGCACGGCGGGCGTGA